A stretch of Ectothiorhodospiraceae bacterium BW-2 DNA encodes these proteins:
- a CDS encoding metal ABC transporter ATP-binding protein codes for MTMEVITLSQVSFTYERVPVLQRVDLSVSAGEFLAIVGPNAGGKSTLLKLILGLLKPQQGRVTVLGRRPVQARRHMGYVPQYPAFARDFPISVEQVVALGCIGRDDEGRWPWRRYRARHLRQQSVAAALAEVEAESIAKRQIGNLSGGQLQRVLLARALVSRPQLLLLDEPTANIDQRLEGEIFELLRQLNQRMTIVVVSHDIAFISRYVNRVACINQTLVCHPTDAISGEIVQDLYGESVRMIHHHQH; via the coding sequence ATGACGATGGAGGTCATTACCCTGTCGCAGGTCAGTTTCACCTATGAGCGGGTGCCGGTACTCCAGCGGGTCGATTTAAGCGTGAGCGCCGGCGAGTTTCTAGCGATCGTCGGCCCAAATGCCGGTGGCAAGAGCACGCTGCTAAAACTGATTTTAGGGCTATTAAAGCCGCAGCAGGGGAGGGTCACGGTGTTGGGGCGGCGACCGGTGCAAGCGCGGCGTCACATGGGTTATGTGCCGCAATATCCTGCCTTTGCCCGCGATTTTCCGATTAGTGTAGAGCAGGTGGTGGCACTAGGCTGCATCGGGCGTGATGACGAGGGGCGCTGGCCGTGGCGGCGCTACCGAGCACGCCACCTACGACAGCAGAGCGTTGCTGCGGCGTTAGCCGAGGTCGAGGCGGAGAGTATCGCTAAACGCCAAATTGGTAACCTCTCTGGTGGCCAGCTACAACGGGTACTCTTAGCCCGAGCGCTGGTGAGTCGCCCACAGCTACTGCTGCTCGATGAGCCGACGGCTAATATCGACCAGCGGCTGGAGGGGGAGATTTTTGAGCTACTGCGCCAGCTCAATCAGCGCATGACAATTGTGGTGGTCTCGCACGATATCGCCTTTATCTCTCGCTATGTTAACCGAGTTGCCTGTATTAATCAGACCCTTGTCTGCCATCCTACCGATGCGATTAGCGGCGAGATAGTCCAGGATCTCTATGGCGAGTCGGTCCGCATGATCCATCATCATCAACATTAG
- a CDS encoding DUF3050 domain-containing protein, protein MSHFSQELIQQFQQQLQGHPLYERIDSVAALRVYMSHQIFSVWDFMSLIKYLQSLVAPARAPWQRGHDTAIRRFINELTLEEESDEYPHPNGDIEYLSHFELYCRAMDEVGADKHPALQFVTTVETQGIEAALQLDTTPVAAREFTRQTFDFIGSSQPHAVAAALALGREHLIPTMFRALLNNMGIARADAPLFHFYLERHIHLDEDFHAPLSLKLLDALCGDDAQKQHQALQAAHQAVAARCAFWDGIVQKIDTDDLA, encoded by the coding sequence ATGAGCCATTTTAGTCAGGAGTTAATTCAACAGTTCCAGCAGCAGCTACAGGGCCATCCGCTCTATGAGCGTATCGACTCGGTAGCTGCGCTGCGCGTCTATATGTCGCACCAAATCTTTTCGGTGTGGGATTTTATGTCGCTTATTAAATATCTACAGTCGCTAGTTGCTCCGGCCAGAGCGCCTTGGCAGCGCGGCCACGATACCGCCATTCGGCGCTTTATCAATGAGCTGACGCTAGAGGAGGAGTCGGATGAGTACCCGCACCCTAACGGTGATATCGAGTATCTAAGCCACTTTGAGCTCTACTGCCGCGCCATGGACGAAGTGGGTGCCGATAAGCATCCGGCACTACAGTTTGTAACCACCGTTGAGACTCAGGGGATTGAGGCGGCACTACAGCTCGATACCACTCCGGTTGCCGCACGAGAGTTTACCCGCCAGACCTTCGATTTTATCGGCAGTAGCCAACCCCACGCAGTCGCCGCAGCACTAGCTTTAGGGCGAGAGCACCTTATCCCAACCATGTTTCGCGCCTTGTTAAACAACATGGGGATAGCCAGAGCCGATGCCCCCCTGTTCCACTTCTATCTGGAGCGCCATATCCATTTAGATGAAGATTTTCACGCCCCGCTGTCGTTAAAGCTGCTCGATGCTTTGTGTGGTGATGACGCTCAAAAACAGCACCAAGCACTTCAAGCTGCCCACCAAGCAGTTGCCGCCCGCTGCGCTTTTTGGGACGGCATTGTGCAAAAGATCGATACCGACGACCTAGCTTAA
- a CDS encoding NGG1p interacting factor NIF3 has product MGSSILYKLVIFLPETALASVKAALFEAGAGAFGHYDCCCWESSGQSQYRPLAGSHPHSGEMGRLHVETEYRLEMVCREEVLEEAVTALWHHHPYEQPAYEVIQLHPFTLFIPPNLS; this is encoded by the coding sequence ATGGGTAGTTCAATCCTCTATAAATTGGTCATATTTCTACCTGAAACGGCGTTAGCCTCCGTTAAGGCGGCGCTGTTTGAGGCCGGTGCCGGTGCCTTTGGCCACTACGACTGCTGCTGCTGGGAGTCGAGCGGCCAGAGTCAATATCGCCCCCTCGCCGGTAGCCACCCCCATAGCGGTGAGATGGGGCGACTCCACGTTGAAACAGAGTATCGGCTGGAGATGGTCTGCCGTGAAGAGGTGCTCGAAGAGGCGGTAACCGCGCTGTGGCACCACCACCCCTACGAGCAGCCCGCTTATGAGGTGATTCAGCTCCATCCATTCACTCTGTTTATCCCGCCTAATCTAAGCTAG
- a CDS encoding deoxyribonuclease IV has translation MKYIGAHVSASGGVFNAPLNATKIGANAFALFTKNQRQWHAKPLDADTIIRFKENLQQSAIRPEQVLPHDSYLINLGHPEDEALAKSRHAFIDEMSRCQQLGLDRLNFHPGAHLNKISEEESLARVAESINLALRSSEGVTAVIENTAGQGTTLGYRFEHLAAIIDQIEDKSRVGVCLDTCHTFTAGYDLRTVEACAATFAEFDAIVGLNTLRGMHLNDSKPDLGSRVDRHHSLGKGNIGLTCFRYIMQDSRFDEIPLVLETIDESLWPAEIELLRGFAAHPQESSA, from the coding sequence ATGAAATATATCGGTGCCCATGTCAGTGCCTCCGGTGGCGTCTTTAATGCCCCGCTAAACGCGACCAAGATCGGTGCGAATGCCTTTGCGCTGTTTACTAAGAATCAGCGTCAGTGGCACGCGAAACCTCTTGATGCTGACACTATTATTCGCTTTAAAGAGAACCTGCAACAGAGCGCTATTCGCCCCGAACAGGTGCTGCCGCACGATAGCTATCTTATCAATTTAGGCCACCCTGAAGATGAAGCGCTCGCGAAATCGCGCCACGCTTTTATCGATGAAATGTCTCGTTGCCAACAGCTAGGGTTAGATCGACTCAATTTCCACCCCGGTGCCCATCTAAATAAGATTAGTGAAGAGGAGTCACTCGCGCGGGTCGCTGAGTCGATTAATCTCGCCCTCAGGAGTAGCGAGGGGGTCACTGCGGTCATCGAGAATACCGCCGGTCAAGGCACCACACTCGGCTACCGTTTTGAGCACCTTGCCGCGATTATCGACCAAATCGAGGATAAGAGCCGGGTTGGGGTCTGTCTCGATACCTGCCACACCTTTACCGCCGGCTATGATCTGCGCACTGTGGAGGCATGTGCGGCGACCTTTGCCGAGTTTGATGCCATTGTTGGCTTGAATACCCTGCGTGGTATGCACCTAAATGATAGCAAGCCTGATCTTGGAAGCCGAGTTGACCGCCACCATAGTCTCGGCAAGGGTAACATCGGTCTTACCTGTTTTCGCTATATTATGCAAGATAGCCGCTTTGATGAGATCCCCTTAGTGCTAGAGACGATCGATGAGTCGCTCTGGCCTGCCGAAATTGAGCTGTTACGCGGTTTCGCGGCACACCCACAGGAGTCCTCTGCATGA
- a CDS encoding metal ABC transporter permease — translation MEFFIALGSYPFLQHALLAALLASLGCGVVGTYVVVKRIAFIAGGIAHSVLGGMGAAVYYGFEPLHGALIAAVVAALLIGWVRLQWRAQEDTLIGALWAVGMAIGILFLSQSPGYQSDLTSYLFGNILLVPRESLWFMAGLDLILLLVVGLFQRQFLAVVFDEEFARLRGISVAFFYLLLLILVAVTVVLLIQVVGLILVLALLTLPAAVAGHYLHSLGRMMVVATLLGAGLSVSGLALSYQYDLPAGATIILLAGLLYIISAASKQFYRQWRMGA, via the coding sequence ATGGAATTTTTTATAGCACTCGGCAGTTACCCCTTTTTGCAACATGCGTTACTCGCTGCTCTGCTAGCTAGCCTCGGCTGTGGGGTGGTGGGAACCTATGTGGTGGTGAAGCGGATCGCCTTTATCGCTGGGGGGATTGCCCACTCGGTACTCGGTGGCATGGGGGCGGCGGTCTATTACGGTTTTGAGCCGCTGCACGGGGCGCTGATTGCCGCTGTGGTGGCGGCGCTGCTCATTGGTTGGGTGCGGCTACAGTGGCGGGCGCAGGAGGATACCCTCATCGGTGCGTTGTGGGCGGTGGGAATGGCTATCGGAATTCTGTTTCTCTCCCAATCTCCTGGCTATCAGAGCGATTTAACTAGCTATCTATTTGGCAATATTCTGCTGGTGCCGAGGGAGAGCCTTTGGTTTATGGCCGGGCTAGATCTGATCTTACTGCTAGTGGTGGGGCTATTTCAGCGCCAATTTTTGGCGGTAGTCTTCGATGAGGAGTTTGCCCGTCTGCGCGGTATTTCGGTCGCCTTTTTCTATCTGTTGCTACTGATTTTGGTGGCGGTGACCGTGGTGCTGCTGATTCAGGTGGTGGGGCTGATTCTGGTTTTAGCGTTATTGACGCTACCGGCGGCGGTGGCGGGCCACTATCTCCACTCGTTAGGTCGAATGATGGTGGTGGCGACTCTGCTTGGAGCGGGATTAAGTGTTTCGGGGTTGGCACTCTCCTATCAATACGATCTTCCGGCTGGAGCGACGATTATTCTGCTCGCTGGGTTGCTCTATATTATTTCAGCCGCATCAAAGCAGTTTTATCGTCAATGGCGTATGGGAGCCTAG
- a CDS encoding DUF3301 domain-containing protein, with product MISTEWLLITLIGTLIWFWLSQIRAKEQAIVAAKLHCDSRGLTILDQTVAMVTLRPRRNSHGRMAWWRKFAFEFTIDGEQRYAGSLVLHGDQLLELTTPLPEGLSHLAPTFVPYRPFKTTSPHG from the coding sequence ATGATCTCCACAGAATGGCTCCTCATTACCCTGATTGGCACGCTGATTTGGTTCTGGCTTAGTCAGATTCGCGCTAAAGAGCAGGCGATAGTGGCGGCTAAGCTCCACTGCGATAGCCGCGGCCTCACCATTCTCGATCAGACTGTGGCGATGGTTACCCTGCGTCCCCGTCGTAACTCTCACGGTCGAATGGCGTGGTGGCGCAAGTTTGCGTTTGAATTTACGATTGATGGTGAGCAGCGTTATGCCGGCTCTCTAGTGCTGCACGGCGACCAGCTGCTTGAGCTAACCACTCCCCTCCCTGAGGGTCTCTCTCACCTAGCGCCAACCTTTGTCCCGTACCGTCCCTTTAAAACCACATCGCCTCATGGGTAG
- a CDS encoding ABC transporter substrate-binding protein codes for MMRYGVLFLLLSLWGVAQPAPISVFVSVLPLQALVSGIGGERVAVESLVRPGHSPATYDPTPQQIAALSKAKLYLRVGVPFEDSWMERIRSANGEMEIVDLRQGLPLRRLEAHHHDAEQRDEHEHEHEAEALDPHLWTSPQLVMMMISTIRDRLTALEPTQKEYFAANHQRLLSQLQQLDQSLARQLEPYAGRQFLVFHPSWGYFADRYRLQQVAIEHQGKQPGARAVTQLIEQARQEGIKVVFVQPQFDQRQAAQIAAAIGGEVIAVDPLAEEYFVNLHRVGEQFVRAFSSAN; via the coding sequence ATGATGCGTTATGGGGTTTTGTTTCTGTTGCTCTCATTATGGGGCGTCGCTCAGCCCGCACCGATTTCGGTCTTTGTCAGCGTGTTGCCGCTACAGGCGCTCGTGAGTGGCATCGGCGGCGAGCGGGTGGCGGTCGAGAGCCTAGTTCGCCCAGGCCACAGTCCGGCAACTTACGACCCGACCCCGCAGCAGATTGCGGCGCTATCGAAGGCTAAACTCTATCTACGAGTTGGCGTACCGTTCGAAGATAGCTGGATGGAGCGAATTCGCTCTGCTAATGGAGAGATGGAGATTGTCGATCTGCGCCAGGGGTTGCCGCTACGCCGTCTGGAGGCGCACCACCACGACGCTGAACAGAGAGACGAACATGAGCACGAACATGAGGCTGAGGCGCTCGATCCCCACCTCTGGACTTCACCTCAGCTAGTGATGATGATGATCAGCACCATTAGAGATCGACTCACAGCGCTAGAGCCGACGCAAAAGGAGTACTTTGCCGCTAACCATCAGCGGCTTCTATCGCAGCTACAGCAGTTAGATCAGAGCCTCGCTCGCCAATTGGAACCTTATGCCGGACGGCAGTTTTTAGTCTTTCACCCCTCATGGGGTTACTTTGCCGATCGCTATCGGCTACAGCAGGTGGCGATTGAGCACCAGGGTAAACAGCCCGGGGCTAGGGCGGTGACTCAGCTAATTGAACAGGCGCGGCAGGAGGGGATTAAGGTGGTCTTTGTGCAGCCGCAGTTTGACCAGCGTCAAGCGGCACAAATTGCCGCAGCGATTGGGGGGGAGGTGATTGCGGTCGATCCACTCGCCGAGGAGTACTTTGTCAATCTCCATCGGGTCGGTGAGCAGTTTGTTCGCGCCTTTAGCTCGGCTAATTAG
- a CDS encoding transcriptional repressor → MAYGSLVVQARQLERVLERAEKICEQRGVKLTGQRKMVLRLLCGAERPLSAYELLEQLRGRLKKPAPPTVYRALDFLQQQGLIHKLESQHTYVGCRYPEQPHASQFLICSRCGEVDEVESTAINQSLQQATEAAGFSTERPVVELVGLCAGCNGTERER, encoded by the coding sequence ATGGCGTATGGGAGCCTAGTTGTGCAAGCGCGGCAGTTAGAGCGAGTTTTAGAGCGTGCCGAAAAGATATGCGAGCAGCGTGGGGTTAAGCTGACTGGGCAACGAAAAATGGTGTTACGGCTGTTGTGTGGTGCTGAACGCCCTTTAAGTGCCTATGAGCTGTTGGAACAGTTGAGGGGTCGGCTCAAAAAGCCGGCTCCGCCTACGGTCTATCGGGCGCTCGATTTTCTGCAGCAGCAGGGGTTGATTCATAAGCTAGAGAGCCAGCACACCTATGTCGGTTGTCGCTACCCAGAACAGCCGCACGCGAGCCAGTTTTTAATCTGTAGTCGCTGCGGTGAGGTAGATGAGGTGGAGAGTACGGCGATCAACCAGTCGCTACAGCAGGCGACCGAGGCGGCGGGGTTTAGTACCGAGCGCCCCGTGGTGGAACTAGTAGGGCTCTGTGCCGGCTGTAACGGCACAGAGCGAGAGCGGTAA